One region of Macadamia integrifolia cultivar HAES 741 chromosome 11, SCU_Mint_v3, whole genome shotgun sequence genomic DNA includes:
- the LOC122093302 gene encoding IAA-amino acid hydrolase ILR1-like 2 isoform X5, whose translation MITSGTVIVLFQPAEEAGNGAKRMMADGALENVEAIFAVHVSHENPTATIGSRPGPLLAGCGFFRAVISGKGGRAGSPHQSVDPVLAGSAAVISLQNIVSREANPLDSQMELALV comes from the exons ATGATCACATCT GGAACTGTGATAGTGCTCTTTCAGCCAGCTGAGGAGGCTGGGAATGGTGCAAAGCGGATGATGGCAGATGGGGCTTTGGAGAATGTGGAGGCCATCTTTGCTGTTCATGTATCACATGAGAATCCTACAGCAACCATTGGCTCAAGGCCTGGGCCCTTGCTGGCTGGCTGTGGCTTCTTTAGAGCTGTAATAAGTGGAAAAGGGGGCCGTGCAGGGAGTCCACACCAGTCTGTTGATCCTGTTTTGGCTGGCTCTGCTGCAGTAATCAGCCTACAGAATATTGTATCTCGTGAAGCAAATCCACTTGACTCACAG ATGGAGCTGGCCTTGGTATAA
- the LOC122093302 gene encoding IAA-amino acid hydrolase ILR1-like 2 isoform X4 translates to MITSGTVIVLFQPAEEAGNGAKRMMADGALENVEAIFAVHVSHENPTATIGSRPGPLLAGCGFFRAVISGKGGRAGSPHQSVDPVLAGSAAVISLQNIVSREANPLDSQCHSSGNRKSL, encoded by the exons ATGATCACATCT GGAACTGTGATAGTGCTCTTTCAGCCAGCTGAGGAGGCTGGGAATGGTGCAAAGCGGATGATGGCAGATGGGGCTTTGGAGAATGTGGAGGCCATCTTTGCTGTTCATGTATCACATGAGAATCCTACAGCAACCATTGGCTCAAGGCCTGGGCCCTTGCTGGCTGGCTGTGGCTTCTTTAGAGCTGTAATAAGTGGAAAAGGGGGCCGTGCAGGGAGTCCACACCAGTCTGTTGATCCTGTTTTGGCTGGCTCTGCTGCAGTAATCAGCCTACAGAATATTGTATCTCGTGAAGCAAATCCACTTGACTCACAG
- the LOC122093302 gene encoding IAA-amino acid hydrolase ILR1-like 2 isoform X3: MITSGTVIVLFQPAEEAGNGAKRMMADGALENVEAIFAVHVSHENPTATIGSRPGPLLAGCGFFRAVISGKGGRAGSPHQSVDPVLAGSAAVISLQNIVSREANPLDSQEHFGREIELGTRRVLYDGSSRPWNHS, encoded by the exons ATGATCACATCT GGAACTGTGATAGTGCTCTTTCAGCCAGCTGAGGAGGCTGGGAATGGTGCAAAGCGGATGATGGCAGATGGGGCTTTGGAGAATGTGGAGGCCATCTTTGCTGTTCATGTATCACATGAGAATCCTACAGCAACCATTGGCTCAAGGCCTGGGCCCTTGCTGGCTGGCTGTGGCTTCTTTAGAGCTGTAATAAGTGGAAAAGGGGGCCGTGCAGGGAGTCCACACCAGTCTGTTGATCCTGTTTTGGCTGGCTCTGCTGCAGTAATCAGCCTACAGAATATTGTATCTCGTGAAGCAAATCCACTTGACTCACAG GAACATTTTGGAAGAGAGATTGAATTAGGAACCCGTAGGGTCTTGTACGATGGCTCAAGCAGGCCATGGAATCATTCGTAG